A single region of the Borrelia hermsii DAH genome encodes:
- a CDS encoding tetratricopeptide repeat protein gives MTNKSFFLKIILMLFSCLSLLKAQEKEDSLLLYRQGKFQEAIINTQNEIKHKPNNLDARVILIWSLIATGEYKRAELESIKGLEINNHDSRIIQTLGEAYFFQGQYKNALKHFQKYISLGSNGARIAKVYILTADSFYKLERYNEADFAYENALRFLPNNQNILLKLAKARLNAKNKILAKETLTKLLTLNPNHLEAKNLLKKIEKNNHNP, from the coding sequence ATGACAAATAAAAGTTTTTTCCTAAAAATAATCCTTATGCTATTTTCATGCCTAAGCCTACTAAAAGCACAAGAAAAAGAAGACTCGCTTTTACTCTACAGGCAAGGAAAATTCCAAGAAGCTATTATCAATACCCAAAACGAAATAAAACACAAGCCAAATAATTTAGATGCAAGGGTAATACTTATATGGAGTCTAATAGCAACAGGTGAATATAAAAGGGCCGAACTCGAATCCATCAAAGGACTTGAAATAAACAATCATGATTCAAGAATCATCCAAACATTAGGAGAAGCTTATTTTTTCCAAGGGCAATATAAAAATGCTCTTAAACATTTTCAGAAATATATTAGCCTTGGCTCCAATGGAGCACGAATAGCTAAAGTATACATTTTAACTGCAGACTCTTTTTATAAACTTGAAAGATATAATGAGGCTGATTTCGCGTATGAAAATGCTTTAAGATTCTTACCAAATAATCAGAACATACTATTAAAGCTTGCAAAAGCAAGACTTAATGCAAAAAATAAAATTTTAGCAAAAGAAACTCTAACAAAATTGCTAACCTTAAATCCCAATCACTTAGAAGCAAAAAATCTGCTAAAAAAGATAGAAAAAAATAATCATAATCCTTGA
- a CDS encoding bactofilin family protein → MSIDSLEFEESNTQNVIKNNFEFEGYIESNKPIIIEGTLKGFINSTSSIYLREKANVEAEIKCNNFLNHGTIKGNVEALETIKIYKTGKLIGNIKTKELFIDSGALFNGNCEMEEK, encoded by the coding sequence TTGAGTATAGATAGCCTAGAATTTGAAGAAAGTAATACCCAAAATGTTATAAAGAATAATTTTGAATTTGAAGGATATATAGAAAGCAATAAACCAATAATCATTGAAGGAACACTTAAAGGGTTTATAAATTCCACAAGTTCAATTTACTTAAGAGAAAAAGCTAATGTAGAAGCAGAAATTAAGTGTAATAATTTCCTAAATCATGGAACAATAAAAGGTAATGTAGAAGCTTTAGAGACAATAAAAATCTACAAAACTGGAAAGTTAATCGGCAACATTAAAACAAAAGAGCTCTTCATAGACTCAGGAGCACTCTTTAATGGAAATTGTGAGATGGAAGAAAAATGA
- a CDS encoding Bax inhibitor-1/YccA family protein, with protein sequence MFELTQDKQEVRIKNKFLAQVFGLMAIGLLISAIFAYTTSENQIMKAIIFTNPMSYIAMLLVQFGLVYAISGAIEKISSSTATALFLGYSALTGVTLSSVFMIYTQGSIFYTFGITSLTFLAMSFYGYTTSTDLTKMGSYFIMGLWGIIIASIFNIFFRSSGLNFLISILGVILFTGLTAYDVQNISKMNRMLEDGTEIKNRMAVVASLKLYLDFINLFLYLLRFLGQRRD encoded by the coding sequence ATGTTTGAATTAACGCAAGATAAACAAGAAGTAAGAATAAAAAATAAATTTTTAGCCCAAGTTTTTGGATTAATGGCAATTGGTCTTTTAATATCTGCAATCTTTGCATATACAACATCTGAAAATCAGATAATGAAAGCTATAATATTCACAAATCCAATGTCGTACATAGCAATGCTACTTGTACAGTTTGGACTTGTTTATGCAATAAGCGGAGCAATCGAGAAAATATCAAGCAGCACAGCAACAGCACTTTTTCTAGGGTACTCAGCTTTAACAGGAGTAACACTCTCTTCTGTATTTATGATATATACTCAAGGTTCAATATTTTATACATTTGGAATTACTTCTCTCACTTTCCTTGCAATGTCCTTTTACGGATATACAACAAGCACAGACCTTACAAAAATGGGAAGTTATTTCATTATGGGATTATGGGGCATCATTATTGCATCTATTTTTAACATATTCTTTAGAAGCTCAGGACTTAATTTTTTAATCTCAATTCTAGGTGTCATATTATTTACAGGTTTAACTGCTTACGATGTTCAAAATATTTCTAAAATGAATAGAATGTTAGAAGATGGTACTGAAATTAAAAATAGAATGGCAGTTGTAGCCTCTTTAAAGCTTTACCTAGATTTCATAAATTTATTCCTATATTTACTAAGATTCTTAGGGCAAAGAAGAGATTAA
- the fusA gene encoding elongation factor G, with amino-acid sequence MDYKKLRNIGISAHIDSGKTTLTERILFYCNKIHAIHEVKGKDGVGATMDSMELERERGITIASAATHVEWKNHPINIIDTPGHVDFTIEVERSLRVLDGAILVLDSVAGVQSQSITVDRQLKRYNVPRLAFVNKCDKTGANPNNVKDQLKDKLGLNSVLMQIPIGLEDKHIGIVDLIVMKAYYFEGRDGTEIIEKEIPAELLNEAEEKRKIMLDALSDFNDELMELHMEGQDVAVETIYDAIRTGTLALKLCPVFMGSAYKNKGVQLLLDAVNRFLPSPHDIKNVALDLNANEKETELKTDENLPTVALAFKLEDGQYGQLTYVRIYQGVLKKGQELINSRTSKKFKVGRLIRMHANNTEDIEFGSSGDIVALFGIECASGDTFCDPSINYSMTSMYVPEPVISLSIKPKDKKSADNMAKALGRFTKEDPTFKTYVDAESKETIIQGMGELHLEVYIERMKREFKAEVETGMPQVAYRETITDKAEFNYTHKKQSGGAGQFGRVAGFMEPLDEEGQTYEFVNLIKGGVIPTEYIPSCDKGFQKAMEKGTLIGFPIVGIKVTINDGQYHIVDSSDIAFQLAAIGAFREAYNKAKPTILEPIMRVTLEGPTEFQGNMFGLLNQRRGIILGSVEEGNFSKVEAEVPLSEMFGFSTVLRSSTQGKAEFSMEFLRYGKVPSATFNELCKKFNEQNK; translated from the coding sequence ATGGATTATAAAAAATTACGAAACATAGGTATTAGTGCCCACATTGATTCAGGGAAAACCACACTCACAGAACGTATTCTTTTCTATTGTAATAAAATTCACGCCATTCATGAAGTTAAGGGAAAAGACGGAGTTGGAGCAACAATGGATTCAATGGAACTTGAAAGAGAACGGGGCATCACAATCGCATCAGCTGCAACGCACGTTGAATGGAAGAACCATCCAATCAATATTATTGACACTCCGGGTCACGTTGACTTCACAATTGAAGTTGAACGTTCACTTAGAGTTCTAGACGGAGCGATACTTGTTCTTGACTCTGTTGCAGGAGTTCAATCTCAATCAATTACAGTTGACAGACAATTAAAAAGATATAATGTACCACGCCTTGCTTTCGTAAATAAATGTGACAAAACCGGAGCGAATCCTAACAATGTAAAAGATCAGCTTAAAGATAAGCTTGGATTAAACTCAGTTCTAATGCAAATTCCAATAGGACTTGAAGATAAACACATAGGGATTGTAGATCTTATTGTAATGAAAGCCTATTACTTTGAAGGTAGAGATGGAACAGAAATCATAGAAAAGGAAATTCCTGCCGAGTTATTAAATGAGGCTGAAGAAAAGCGAAAAATAATGCTTGATGCACTATCTGACTTTAATGATGAACTTATGGAACTTCATATGGAAGGACAAGATGTAGCTGTAGAGACAATATATGATGCCATTAGAACAGGTACTTTGGCCTTAAAACTTTGTCCAGTATTTATGGGTTCTGCTTATAAAAACAAAGGTGTTCAACTTTTACTTGACGCTGTAAATAGATTTTTGCCTTCTCCTCATGACATCAAAAATGTGGCACTTGACTTAAACGCAAACGAAAAAGAAACTGAACTTAAAACCGACGAAAACTTACCAACTGTAGCACTGGCTTTTAAATTGGAAGATGGACAATATGGGCAATTAACTTATGTAAGAATATATCAAGGGGTTTTAAAAAAAGGACAAGAACTAATAAATTCAAGAACTTCTAAAAAGTTTAAAGTTGGCAGACTTATTAGAATGCATGCCAATAACACTGAAGACATTGAATTTGGGAGCAGTGGGGATATTGTTGCATTATTTGGAATAGAATGTGCATCAGGAGATACATTCTGTGATCCTTCAATTAACTACTCAATGACATCAATGTATGTTCCAGAACCAGTAATATCTTTATCAATAAAACCCAAAGATAAAAAATCAGCCGACAATATGGCAAAAGCTCTTGGAAGGTTTACTAAAGAAGATCCCACATTCAAAACTTATGTAGACGCCGAATCAAAAGAAACAATAATACAAGGAATGGGTGAGCTGCACTTAGAAGTTTATATTGAAAGAATGAAAAGAGAATTCAAAGCAGAAGTTGAAACAGGAATGCCTCAAGTAGCATACAGAGAAACCATAACAGACAAAGCAGAATTTAATTATACTCATAAAAAGCAATCAGGAGGTGCTGGTCAATTTGGAAGAGTTGCTGGATTTATGGAGCCACTTGATGAAGAAGGACAAACTTATGAATTTGTCAATCTTATAAAGGGTGGAGTAATTCCAACAGAATACATTCCATCATGTGACAAAGGATTTCAAAAGGCTATGGAAAAGGGAACTTTAATAGGCTTCCCAATTGTAGGTATTAAAGTTACAATTAATGACGGACAATATCATATCGTTGACTCATCAGACATTGCATTCCAACTTGCAGCAATTGGTGCATTCAGAGAAGCTTATAATAAGGCAAAACCTACAATACTCGAGCCAATAATGAGAGTAACTCTTGAAGGTCCAACCGAATTCCAAGGCAATATGTTTGGCCTTTTAAATCAAAGAAGAGGAATAATTTTGGGCTCTGTTGAAGAGGGAAATTTCTCAAAAGTTGAAGCTGAGGTACCTTTAAGCGAGATGTTTGGATTTTCAACCGTTTTAAGATCTTCCACACAAGGAAAAGCTGAATTTTCAATGGAATTTTTAAGATACGGTAAAGTTCCAAGTGCAACATTTAATGAATTATGTAAAAAATTTAACGAACAAAATAAATAA
- a CDS encoding KTSC domain-containing protein, translating to MNTLTISHELSKICQVDYDSALSELSVFFKDGRAYKYFKIEPRHFNIISKLVQEKRSVGKYLTEHIFNKYDQEKL from the coding sequence TTGAATACTTTAACAATATCTCATGAATTAAGCAAGATATGTCAAGTTGATTATGATTCTGCTTTGTCTGAACTTTCTGTATTTTTTAAAGACGGAAGAGCTTATAAATATTTCAAAATTGAACCAAGACATTTTAATATAATATCTAAGCTTGTTCAAGAAAAAAGGTCAGTTGGCAAATATTTAACAGAACATATATTTAATAAGTATGACCAAGAAAAGCTTTAA
- a CDS encoding tetratricopeptide repeat protein → MYKELFLFLFYFVLSCKTFSQDYQAISDEYYKLAKLNEELGNNQASVLLYEQAIKFNPNANDASSYNFILAYINLKKYDEAELKLESLLKNDPNNILLINLKAYLSFRKDKLEEALKFYLSTLEVVPANQEALFNVFYIYHLKKDIENAKKYILKYKEFKYSVPSNASEIVSSVLKDQS, encoded by the coding sequence GTGTATAAGGAATTATTTTTATTTCTTTTTTATTTTGTATTATCTTGTAAAACTTTTTCTCAAGATTATCAAGCTATCTCGGATGAGTATTATAAGCTTGCCAAATTAAATGAGGAACTTGGTAATAATCAGGCATCAGTTTTACTTTATGAACAAGCTATTAAATTTAATCCTAATGCGAATGATGCATCTAGTTATAATTTTATTTTGGCTTACATCAATTTAAAGAAATATGATGAGGCTGAGTTAAAGCTAGAATCTTTATTGAAAAATGATCCAAATAATATTTTGTTGATTAATTTAAAAGCTTATTTATCCTTTAGAAAGGATAAATTGGAAGAGGCTTTAAAATTTTATTTAAGCACTTTAGAGGTAGTGCCCGCTAATCAAGAAGCGTTATTTAATGTTTTTTATATTTATCATTTAAAAAAGGATATAGAAAATGCGAAGAAGTATATCTTAAAATATAAGGAATTCAAATATTCAGTTCCTTCTAATGCAAGTGAGATAGTATCATCCGTTTTGAAGGATCAAAGTTAA
- a CDS encoding ribose-phosphate pyrophosphokinase has protein sequence MSLLIKKSIGIIACPGGRVFADKIMEELKKIFLDTESKVIEKISQTSHCLKEDVLKLEGILSPFLEGFGFSNSRFDEAMEIPVSFVKFANGEFKAEILKTIRNKDIFIVQDVSNTYPVNVNNNEKVVMTINDHLMNLMTTIDACKQAKANSVSVIVPSYPYSRQDKKHSREGLTASLVGRFLEELGVKHILTLDIHSKAIENVFRKTYFENLNASYEIFDALAELIDIRDSNLVVVSPDTGAVNRNKFFASSLKRPLALLYKERDYSKVTHNVNDSNISVTKLLGDVEGKNVFMSDDMLATGGTFIKAVKLLKSMGAKKIICAISLPFFNGNAIRYFDKAYEEGYFYKIIGTNAVYHDDRLISKPWYYEANVAHLFAGAIFAIHNRVSLQKILDRSHDIQALISKS, from the coding sequence TTGAGTTTGCTTATTAAAAAATCAATAGGAATTATTGCCTGTCCTGGTGGGAGGGTATTTGCAGATAAAATAATGGAAGAGCTAAAGAAAATATTTTTAGATACTGAGAGTAAAGTTATTGAAAAAATTTCGCAAACTTCTCATTGTTTAAAAGAAGATGTTTTAAAACTTGAAGGAATTTTGTCTCCTTTTTTAGAAGGGTTTGGATTTTCTAACTCAAGATTTGATGAGGCTATGGAAATTCCTGTGAGTTTTGTTAAGTTTGCTAATGGTGAATTTAAAGCAGAAATTTTAAAAACCATAAGAAATAAAGATATTTTTATTGTGCAAGATGTTTCTAATACTTATCCAGTTAATGTAAATAATAATGAAAAAGTAGTAATGACAATTAATGATCATTTAATGAATTTGATGACTACAATAGATGCCTGCAAGCAGGCTAAGGCTAATTCTGTGAGCGTTATTGTTCCTTCTTATCCTTACTCAAGGCAAGATAAGAAGCATTCAAGAGAAGGATTAACAGCAAGTCTTGTTGGGAGGTTTCTGGAGGAATTAGGAGTTAAGCATATTTTAACATTAGACATTCATTCAAAAGCTATTGAAAATGTTTTTAGAAAAACGTATTTTGAGAATTTAAATGCATCTTATGAAATTTTTGATGCTTTAGCTGAATTAATAGATATTAGAGATTCAAATTTAGTAGTTGTTTCTCCTGATACGGGAGCTGTTAATAGGAACAAGTTTTTTGCATCTAGTCTTAAAAGGCCCTTAGCTTTGCTTTATAAGGAAAGGGATTATTCAAAGGTAACACACAATGTTAATGATTCTAATATTTCTGTTACTAAGCTTTTAGGAGATGTTGAGGGTAAGAATGTTTTTATGAGTGATGATATGTTGGCTACTGGTGGGACTTTTATTAAGGCTGTGAAACTGTTAAAAAGTATGGGAGCTAAAAAGATTATATGTGCAATAAGTCTGCCATTTTTTAATGGGAATGCAATTAGATATTTTGATAAAGCTTATGAGGAAGGCTATTTTTATAAGATAATTGGAACAAATGCCGTTTATCATGATGATAGACTTATTAGTAAACCTTGGTATTATGAAGCTAATGTTGCGCATCTTTTTGCAGGTGCAATTTTTGCAATTCACAATAGGGTTAGTTTGCAAAAAATTCTTGATAGAAGTCATGATATTCAAGCTTTAATTTCTAAGAGTTAG